Sequence from the Carboxydocella sporoproducens DSM 16521 genome:
CAGGTTTTACACATATCCAACTGGTCTGCAAAAAGCAAGGGCCTGTATTGCGAACCATGCGGCTGATGGCAATTGATACAAAGCCCCTTACCAGCACGACCAACAGCTTTCTTGGCATGGGCCAGACTTTCAAAACCTTCGCGCAGCCAGCCATGGCAGTTATAACACAGCTCATTTCCCGGAGCTATGGTCATCCTTTTACCAGGCCCGGAGTGAGGATTGTGGCAGCTAAAACACTCAATCCTACCCGTATCAACCGGGTGATGAGAGGGCATACTAAAGTAGGATCGATACTTGCCATGACAGAGATAACACAACTGACTTCCTGGTTCTAAAACCAAACTCTTATTGTAAGACCCATGCGGTGTATGACAACCGGTACATTGTCCTTTGGCAAAGGGAGGATGCTGATAACCAACCTTTGTTTGTTCTGCCTTATCTACATGACAGCTGAAACACAGCTTTTCTTTCGGATATCTCAACATCTTCTCGCCACTGGTAGCATGAGGACCATGACAGCCTATGCAGTTTCCCTCAGCATAAGGCTTATGTTTAACTGGCATACTTCTTTCAGCCAGGCGGTCATAATGGCAGGAAAAACAGAGTTTATCTCCTGGTAACTTGGTTAGACCTTTGCCTGTCGAGGCATGAGGGGTATGGCAGTCGGTACAATACCCTTTCGCAAAAGGCGGGTGTTTACTGGGCAAACCCGCATACCTCATCGCAACAGTATGGCAGGATTGACATAATTGTTGCTCTGGTATTCTCAGTTGCCTGGGGTAGTCAGATGCATGAGGATCATGGCAATCTATACAGCGCCCTTTAGCAAAGGGAGGGTGCTTAACCGGCATTGCCATTTCGTTTTTCCGATCGAAATGACAGGTAGCGCACAGCTTATCAATCTCAACT
This genomic interval carries:
- a CDS encoding cytochrome c3 family protein, producing MGRWLSYIVSIITAVALVFTMLITDTGRQLLQNGIEKLAGLVQIDGLLNTDGAKEPGKSGEGDRKVCGTCHSDKSADFRKKYQHAPFVRWQCTDCHVPHTVGSGKKEFVVEIDKLCATCHFDRKNEMAMPVKHPPFAKGRCIDCHDPHASDYPRQLRIPEQQLCQSCHTVAMRYAGLPSKHPPFAKGYCTDCHTPHASTGKGLTKLPGDKLCFSCHYDRLAERSMPVKHKPYAEGNCIGCHGPHATSGEKMLRYPKEKLCFSCHVDKAEQTKVGYQHPPFAKGQCTGCHTPHGSYNKSLVLEPGSQLCYLCHGKYRSYFSMPSHHPVDTGRIECFSCHNPHSGPGKRMTIAPGNELCYNCHGWLREGFESLAHAKKAVGRAGKGLCINCHQPHGSQYRPLLFADQLDMCKTCHGKIARAAINHPVGPKYTDPIRGISMRCTSCHGPHGTPNQYFTLEPRTQLCLKCHGEKRNQDIIIHRILPKKK